A DNA window from Porites lutea chromosome 6, jaPorLute2.1, whole genome shotgun sequence contains the following coding sequences:
- the LOC140941765 gene encoding uncharacterized protein, with the protein MDAGGWTMVFKAVGGVEKNVYEIYKSDQTSSEHEVEALNVTNKYRDHYKNRIVLNWELFDASEARVSLYKGGKSKVELKFNAKGTDNQNWFSDSKLTHSSQWYDIKTESKNYFSISGDATKKRHFFINRGYAGNCAGDTG; encoded by the exons ATGGACGCCGGAG GTTGGACGATGGTATTTAAGGCTGTGGGCGGAGTGGAGAAAAATGTGTATGAAATTTATAAATCTGATCAAACCTCCTCCGAGCATGAAGTGGAAGCTCTTAACGTCACTAACAAGTACCGCGATCACTACAAGAACCGGATAGTTTTGAACTGGGAATTGTTTGACGCATCTGAG GCTCGAGTTAGTCTTTATAAAGGTGGAAAGTCGAAAGTGGAACTGAAATTCAACGCCAAGGGAACGGATAATCAAAACTGGTTTAGCGATTCCAAACTTACTCACAGCAGCCAGTGGTATGACATCAAAACAGAGTCAAAGAACTACTTTTCAATCAGTGGAGACGCAACAAAGAAGCGGCACTTCTTCATCAACCGGGGATATGCAGGAAATTGCGCCGGTGATACCGGGTAG